One Streptomyces sp. B21-105 genomic region harbors:
- a CDS encoding MarR family winged helix-turn-helix transcriptional regulator produces MGDTPGTAGTGTGLGLGSEPTLEEQIAAYQREFQDLDPQVEKIVSALSRLNRRMNVAYGRQTADLGISNAEWEVLKALVLSGVPYRLGPSDLAKRLGLTPAAMTHRIDRMVTEGLVTRERDETNRVRVIVELTPEGREKWLRAMRMATVFEEDLLQDLSAEERSTLGDVLTRLLRRVEHAQPDAGGRLSDLD; encoded by the coding sequence ATGGGCGACACCCCCGGCACGGCCGGCACCGGAACCGGCCTCGGCCTCGGCAGCGAGCCGACTCTCGAAGAGCAGATCGCCGCCTACCAACGCGAGTTCCAGGACCTCGACCCACAGGTCGAGAAGATCGTCTCGGCGCTCTCCCGCCTCAACCGCCGGATGAACGTCGCCTACGGCCGCCAGACCGCCGACCTCGGCATCAGCAACGCCGAGTGGGAGGTCCTCAAGGCCCTCGTCCTCTCCGGTGTTCCGTATCGCCTGGGCCCGAGCGACCTCGCGAAGCGGCTCGGCCTGACGCCGGCCGCGATGACACACCGGATCGACCGCATGGTCACCGAGGGCCTGGTGACCCGTGAACGGGACGAGACCAACCGGGTCCGGGTGATCGTGGAGCTGACACCCGAGGGCCGGGAGAAGTGGCTGAGGGCCATGCGCATGGCGACCGTCTTTGAGGAAGACCTCCTCCAGGATCTCTCCGCAGAGGAGCGCTCCACCCTCGGCGACGTCCTGACCAGGCTCCTTCGTCGCGTGGAGCACGCCCAGCCGGATGCGGGCGGCCGGCTCAGCGACCTCGACTGA